GAGTCCCTTTTTTCAGGCATCTGCTGGTTCCTTTTTTTTACCTTTGTATTATCATCGGTAGAAGTAACTGATTTCGAATTATGATCGGCCATGTTATTTTCTTTTATTGTAATTTTAAATTTTGATTAGTTTATCTAATCCACCTTTATTTAATATGTACCCTTGCATTGAAATATTAATGGCAGGCCAGGAGGGATTCGAACCCCCATCACCCGGATTTGGAGTCCGGTGCTCTAGCCGTTAGAGCTACTGGCCTGCATCCATTATCTGAAACAAGAAATGTCAGCCGTTATTTAAAGCAAAAAAACAGACCCGGCATTACTTGTTACAGGCTATCTAAATGCCATTAATACTATTTTGTCTCCTTATGATTTGTATGAGACCTGCAAAACGCACAATATTTTTTAAAATTCAGCTTGTCTGGCGTCTTCTTTTTATTTTTCGTTGTCGTATAATTCCTGTTTTTGCACCGCTCACAGGAAAGTGTAATTATATCTCTCATTTACCTCTTCTCCCTTGATAAAACATCCAGGTAGATTATTAAACCGCTATTCGATGATTTCGCTGACAACGCCGGCACCTACTGTGCGGCCTCCCTCACGAATAGCAAAGCGAAGTTCCTTCTCCATTGCTATCGGGGTTATCAGTGCCCCAACCATCGCCACATTATCTCC
The DNA window shown above is from Desulfatiglans sp. and carries:
- the tuf gene encoding elongation factor Tu (EF-Tu; promotes GTP-dependent binding of aminoacyl-tRNA to the A-site of ribosomes during protein biosynthesis; when the tRNA anticodon matches the mRNA codon, GTP hydrolysis results; the inactive EF-Tu-GDP leaves the ribosome and release of GDP is promoted by elongation factor Ts; many prokaryotes have two copies of the gene encoding EF-Tu); translation: GDNVAMVGALITPIAMEKELRFAIREGGRTVGAGVVSEIIE
- the rpmG gene encoding 50S ribosomal protein L33, with the protein product MRDIITLSCERCKNRNYTTTKNKKKTPDKLNFKKYCAFCRSHTNHKETK